A window of the Cygnus atratus isolate AKBS03 ecotype Queensland, Australia unplaced genomic scaffold, CAtr_DNAZoo_HiC_assembly HiC_scaffold_127, whole genome shotgun sequence genome harbors these coding sequences:
- the CCS gene encoding LOW QUALITY PROTEIN: copper chaperone for superoxide dismutase (The sequence of the model RefSeq protein was modified relative to this genomic sequence to represent the inferred CDS: deleted 1 base in 1 codon) — MRGLPQIILGPPNRPGTPPKLLSPPQAPPDPPPVTGIPNPARTRPQQPSRAPPEPPPSPSQIPGGSPRPPAASRSLRRPPFPWQRPAGSGFWSVALTGPAPAAGAVALVPRRRDRARGHGAPGPRGPSCRLEFTVQMSCESCAEAVREALRGAPGVQLLEVRLEAQTVLVEAELAAECVRELLEASGRRAVLKGMGGAEDASLGAAVAALSGPGGVRGLVRFLQVSPQRCLVDGAIDGLQPGPHGLHVHEFGDLSRSCDSCGDHFNPDGECHGGPEDEHRHAGDLGNIWADADGRAAFRMEDSRLKVWDIIGRSVVVDAGEDDLGRGSHPLSRVTGNSGPRLACGVVARAAGLFQNPKRVCSCDGLTLWDERDRAAPGPPPAPTPHL; from the exons atgcgTGGACTCCCCCAAATCATCCTAGGACCCCCAAATCGTCCTGGGACCCCCCCAAAactgctctcccccccccaagcacccccagatccccccCCGGTAACGGGGATCCCCAACCCTGCACGTACTCGGCCTCAGCAGCCCTCCAGggccccccccgagcccccccccagcccttcaCAAAtccccgggggctccccgcggcCTCCAGCGGCCTCCAGAAGCCTGCGGCGGCCCCCGTTTCCATGGCAACGGCCCGCCGGAAGTGGCTTCTGGTCCGTCGCCCTCACGGGTCCGGCCCCCGCCGCGGGCGCCGTCGCTTTGGTTCCACGGCGCCGGGACCGAGCCCGCGGCCATGGGGCGCCGGGGCCCCGCGGGCCCAGCTGCAGG CTGGAGTTCACCGTGCAGATGAGCTGCGAGAGCTGCGCCGAGGCCGTGCGGGAGGCGCTGCGGGGAGCCCCAG GcgtgcagctgctggaggtgcgGCTGGAGGCGCAGACGGTGCTGGTGGAGGCCGAGCTGGCGGCTGAGTGTGTGCGGGAGCTGCTGGAAGCCTCG GGGCGCCGCGCGGTGCTGAAAGGCATGGGGGGCGCCGAGGACG CCAGCCTGGGCGCGGCGGTGGCCGCTCTGTCCGGCCCCGGCGGGGTGCGGGGCCTGGTGCGGTTCCTGCAGGTGTCCCCGCAGCGGTGCCTGGTGGACGGGGCCATCGACGGGCTGCAGCCGGGCCCCCACGGGCTGCACGTGCACGAGTTTGGGGACTTGTCCCGCTCCTGCGACAG CTGTGGGGACCATTTCAACCCTGACGGGGAGTGCCACGGGGGACCCGAGGACGAGCACCGG CACGCTGGGGACCTGGGGAACATCTGGGCGGACGCCGATGGCCGGGCAGCCTTCCGCATGGAGGACTCGCGCCTGAAG GTCTGGGACATCATCGGGCGCTCGGTGGTGGTGGATGCAGGCGAGGACGACCTGGGCCGCGGCTCCCACCCGCTGTCACGGGTGACAGGGAACTCGGGGCCAAG GCTGGCCTGTGGCGTGGTGGCGCGGGCGGCCGGGCTCTTCCAGAACCCCAAGCGCGTCTGCAGCTGCGACGGCCTCACGCTGTGGGACGAGCGGGAC